From the Malus domestica chromosome 17, GDT2T_hap1 genome, one window contains:
- the LOC114822678 gene encoding uncharacterized protein, with translation MVDAGQKTLGQFGADVRILKMVYARPKRLGREYGQSGDEYEDYEDNENGEEYQEEEENLEEFHPHYICTLQFPVGLKSSIFFHMLTSLLQRNIQKDKHGMKL, from the exons ATGGTGGACGCTGGGCAAAAAACGCTTGGACAG TTCGGAGCCGATGTGCGTATTTTGAAGATGGTGTATGCTAGGCCAAAAAGGCTTGGACGG GAATATGGTCAGTCAGGCGATGAATATGAGGATTATGAGGACAATGAGAATGGCGAAGAATatcaagaggaagaggaaaattTGGAAGAGTTTCACCCCCACTACATTTGCACCTTACAGTTTCCAGTTGGATTGAAATCCTCCATCTTCTTCCATATGCTCACCAGTCTCCTCCAACGGAAT